A stretch of the Bacillus licheniformis DSM 13 = ATCC 14580 genome encodes the following:
- the tuaE gene encoding teichuronic acid biosynthesis protein TuaE, producing the protein MSLKRSAVNVLVWLAALTAGLAFVVLAQSNAKKILLACLILIALAVIVVLRKYLSSEQLLMPVLYLLIAATFANNAFFAIKLGFFSLFPYRILLILAGFLFIAEMLKGSQHLEKWKQVHVKGILMFFAFWFCYGLISLLWVKSATDGIKYLFLLAMGMFLVFLVVMFFQKMDRILAFYYIWLVMTVFLMVIGFYNHFTLNHLPSSTLYNGPHYKQHYPTSVFFNQNDFATFLSISFFFYLSFFKNIKNSYLKIAGLLLAFCSAYLIFLTGSRASILGVIAGLAVYVFILLPKVLKKWALIAAAAGCIAFVTLFAGKITGAFYTYFLAPQTAHDFSEPLPSNVARANLLKNAGHYVLDTYGFGVGAGNVPYYLEHHALFDTDRVVEVHNWLVEIMTNFGVVMMLGYLTMYIYLITVLYRYYKRSLGRRPKLLIEGLTAALVAFLVSSISPSSVSNLYFHWVFLALVIATVNTFRVCGTDETEQYR; encoded by the coding sequence ATGAGTCTCAAACGTTCCGCGGTCAATGTTCTGGTTTGGCTCGCCGCATTGACCGCAGGGTTAGCATTCGTTGTATTGGCCCAGTCCAATGCAAAAAAAATCTTGCTGGCGTGTCTAATTTTGATTGCGCTGGCTGTGATCGTTGTGCTCCGGAAGTATTTGTCGTCCGAGCAATTGCTGATGCCCGTATTATATCTGCTCATCGCTGCAACTTTTGCCAACAATGCTTTTTTTGCGATTAAATTGGGCTTTTTCAGCCTGTTTCCATATCGAATACTTCTGATTCTGGCAGGATTCTTATTCATAGCGGAAATGTTGAAAGGCAGCCAGCACCTTGAAAAGTGGAAGCAGGTGCATGTCAAAGGCATTCTGATGTTTTTCGCGTTTTGGTTCTGCTATGGACTGATTTCGCTGCTATGGGTCAAGTCTGCCACTGATGGCATAAAATATCTGTTCCTATTGGCAATGGGAATGTTTTTGGTTTTTCTGGTTGTCATGTTTTTTCAAAAAATGGATCGTATTCTCGCGTTTTATTACATATGGCTTGTCATGACCGTATTTTTAATGGTCATCGGGTTTTACAATCACTTTACGTTAAACCACCTGCCGAGCTCGACCCTTTATAACGGGCCGCACTATAAACAGCACTATCCGACATCCGTTTTTTTCAACCAGAATGACTTTGCGACATTTCTGTCCATCAGCTTTTTCTTTTATTTATCTTTTTTCAAAAACATTAAAAACAGCTACTTAAAAATAGCGGGGCTGCTCCTTGCGTTCTGTTCGGCATACTTGATTTTCCTGACTGGATCAAGAGCCAGCATCCTGGGGGTCATAGCCGGCCTTGCCGTTTATGTGTTCATTTTGCTGCCGAAGGTGCTTAAAAAATGGGCGCTCATCGCCGCAGCTGCAGGATGTATCGCTTTTGTCACACTGTTTGCAGGAAAGATTACCGGAGCTTTTTATACATACTTTTTGGCTCCGCAAACCGCACACGATTTCAGCGAGCCGCTGCCATCCAATGTCGCCAGGGCGAATTTGTTGAAAAACGCCGGGCATTATGTGCTGGATACTTACGGATTTGGCGTCGGCGCCGGCAATGTGCCATATTATTTGGAGCATCATGCACTGTTCGATACGGACCGGGTCGTGGAGGTTCATAACTGGCTCGTTGAGATCATGACGAATTTTGGAGTGGTGATGATGCTCGGTTATTTAACGATGTACATTTATTTAATAACCGTGCTTTACAGATATTATAAAAGATCGCTTGGAAGACGGCCAAAGCTTCTTATTGAAGGTTTGACAGCCGCGCTCGTCGCCTTCCTTGTGTCAAGCATCAGTCCGAGTTCCGTCTCGAATTTATATTTCCATTGGGTGTTCCTCGCGCTTGTGATTGCGACGGTTAATACCTTTAGAGTCTGCGGAACGGATGAAACCGAACAGTATAGGTGA
- a CDS encoding NAD-dependent epimerase/dehydratase family protein has translation MEKVLVTGGCGFIGSHIAEQLLKENYRVSILDNLTTGHRSNIDGLPIDFYEQDITKPEVIDVIKSIDPDYIVHLAAQVSVAESVSDFLNDENINIRGSLHIIKAAGECNVKKIVFASSAAVYGNPDYLPVDTRHQTNPGSPYGLTKLTVENYLKLAYDLYGTEYCILRYSNVYGPRQDAKGEGGVVSIFSDLLTSGKAPVIFGDGEQSRDFIYVGDVACANVKALKAQSNVCLNVSNGFSITVNELFTEMKKATNSELSPIYQDERPGDIRHSTLCNEETKKILNWEPKMPLAEGLEKTISYYKKEMNT, from the coding sequence ATGGAAAAAGTACTAGTGACAGGCGGATGCGGATTTATCGGCTCGCATATTGCTGAACAGCTTCTAAAAGAAAATTACCGGGTTTCAATTCTTGATAATTTAACTACGGGACACCGCTCCAACATTGACGGTCTCCCAATTGACTTTTATGAGCAGGATATCACGAAGCCGGAAGTCATCGACGTCATCAAAAGCATTGATCCCGATTATATTGTTCATTTAGCTGCACAAGTAAGCGTAGCGGAGTCTGTCAGCGATTTTTTAAATGATGAAAACATCAATATCAGAGGATCGCTCCATATCATTAAAGCAGCTGGTGAATGCAATGTGAAAAAGATCGTCTTTGCATCATCAGCGGCTGTTTATGGAAATCCGGATTACCTGCCTGTCGACACCCGTCACCAAACAAACCCAGGCTCACCCTACGGGCTGACGAAGCTTACAGTGGAGAACTATTTAAAACTGGCTTATGATCTATATGGAACCGAGTATTGCATTTTGCGGTACAGCAACGTGTACGGGCCGCGCCAGGATGCAAAAGGAGAGGGCGGCGTTGTATCGATTTTCTCCGATTTGCTGACCAGCGGCAAGGCTCCGGTAATTTTTGGAGACGGAGAACAATCACGCGATTTTATTTATGTCGGTGATGTAGCTTGTGCCAACGTAAAGGCGCTAAAAGCTCAATCAAACGTTTGTTTAAATGTTTCAAACGGCTTTTCCATCACGGTCAATGAGCTGTTTACAGAGATGAAAAAAGCGACGAACTCTGAGCTTTCTCCGATTTATCAAGATGAACGGCCGGGGGATATCCGCCACAGCACACTGTGTAATGAAGAAACAAAGAAAATCTTAAACTGGGAACCAAAAATGCCGCTTGCTGAAGGACTGGAAAAGACCATTTCATATTATAAAAAAGAAATGAATACGTAA
- the tuaD gene encoding UDP-glucose 6-dehydrogenase TuaD: MKRIAVIGTGYVGLVSGTCFAEVGNSVVCCDIDAEKIRGLSAGVMPIYENGLKELVDKNVNENRLFFSTDIPKAIEEAEIIYIAVGTPMSETGEADLTFVKSVAEMIGKHLNGYKVIVNKSTVPVGTGKLVQAIIERNSKGEFPFDVVSNPEFLREGTAIYDTMNMERAVIGATSEKAAAIIEELHKPFQTKIVKSNLESAEMIKYAANAFLATKISFINDIANICERVGADVSKVSEGVGLDSRIGSKFLKAGIGFGGSCFPKDTMALLQIAKSVGYPFKLIEAVIETNQKQRAHIVQKLLDVFGDLNGMTISVLGLAFKPNTNDMRSAPSLDVIPMLRSLGAKVKAFDPIAVPEAEKLLGDQAVYSEDLYETIQDTDACVILTEWPEVQNMDIAKLKSALKNPVLIDGRNIFEIEQMRNEGMIYHSIGRPEVQGEGILTNV, translated from the coding sequence TTGAAAAGAATCGCTGTCATTGGAACGGGATATGTCGGGCTGGTGTCTGGAACTTGTTTTGCCGAAGTGGGAAACTCGGTTGTCTGCTGCGATATTGATGCTGAAAAAATAAGAGGACTCTCAGCCGGAGTGATGCCGATTTATGAAAACGGCCTAAAAGAACTTGTGGATAAAAACGTAAACGAAAATCGCTTATTTTTCTCTACTGATATTCCAAAAGCGATTGAAGAAGCTGAGATTATTTATATTGCAGTCGGTACACCGATGTCGGAAACAGGGGAAGCGGATCTGACATTTGTTAAATCCGTTGCCGAAATGATCGGGAAGCACCTGAACGGCTATAAAGTCATCGTCAACAAAAGCACTGTCCCTGTTGGAACAGGAAAGCTCGTACAAGCCATTATAGAACGCAATTCAAAAGGGGAATTCCCTTTCGACGTCGTGTCGAATCCGGAATTCCTTCGTGAAGGAACAGCTATTTACGATACGATGAATATGGAAAGAGCAGTCATCGGCGCGACAAGCGAAAAGGCTGCTGCCATTATTGAAGAGCTTCATAAGCCATTTCAAACGAAAATCGTCAAGTCTAACCTTGAAAGTGCAGAAATGATTAAATACGCTGCAAATGCATTTTTGGCTACAAAGATCTCGTTCATTAATGATATCGCGAATATTTGCGAAAGGGTCGGAGCTGATGTATCCAAGGTGTCTGAAGGCGTCGGACTCGACAGCAGAATCGGCAGTAAATTTTTAAAAGCCGGAATCGGCTTTGGCGGCTCTTGCTTCCCTAAAGACACGATGGCTTTATTGCAAATCGCGAAGTCAGTCGGTTATCCTTTTAAATTGATTGAAGCTGTCATCGAGACGAATCAAAAGCAGCGCGCCCACATTGTGCAAAAGCTCCTTGATGTGTTCGGCGATTTAAACGGCATGACCATTTCGGTTCTTGGGCTGGCATTCAAGCCGAATACTAACGATATGCGCTCGGCGCCGTCTCTGGATGTCATTCCGATGCTGAGAAGCCTCGGTGCTAAAGTCAAAGCGTTTGATCCGATTGCTGTACCTGAAGCAGAAAAGCTTCTCGGCGATCAAGCCGTTTACAGCGAAGATCTGTATGAGACGATTCAGGATACGGATGCGTGCGTCATATTGACGGAGTGGCCGGAAGTACAGAACATGGATATTGCCAAACTTAAGTCTGCTTTGAAAAACCCCGTCTTAATCGATGGAAGAAATATATTTGAAATTGAACAAATGAGAAACGAAGGCATGATCTACCATTCAATCGGACGGCCGGAAGTACAGGGAGAAGGAATCCTGACCAACGTATAA
- the tuaC gene encoding teichuronic acid biosynthesis protein TuaC, translating into MKVLWITSVYPSSQRPGEGVFHETQVQALQMQGVDVTVICPLPVNPAPLRLLKKKYRQVRTVPEYEERKGIPVYRPPYTALPGQLKWAQPHRRIAKSVLRTIEKHGLAPDLIHAHFAMPSGGAAAVVSQKLKVPYVLTLHGSDVNIYPHYSKGAFRAFETAVHSAAKVLAVSEALKAKTKEMTGAESSVLPIGVNLDRFQKPSASTLELREKLGLPQDKKLLTFVGRLVKGKGVAELAEAVRQLDDSYRAVFIGDGPEKQNIRQIAGEKAVLTGQVANHEISEYLAASDLFVLPSYSEGMPTVVIEALALKVPVLCTAVGGVPSLFGKHEHLLIKPHSASSITEAVKGYLEGGNWQEAIAEELYQTVHEDYDAFKNAGKLLDVYGDVVKNKN; encoded by the coding sequence TTGAAGGTTCTTTGGATTACCAGCGTTTATCCAAGCAGTCAAAGGCCGGGAGAAGGCGTTTTTCATGAAACACAGGTTCAGGCGCTGCAGATGCAGGGCGTTGATGTGACGGTCATATGTCCATTGCCTGTGAATCCTGCTCCTCTCAGGCTGCTGAAAAAAAAATACCGTCAAGTGCGAACAGTCCCGGAATATGAAGAAAGAAAAGGCATCCCGGTTTACAGGCCGCCGTATACGGCTTTGCCTGGACAGCTAAAATGGGCTCAGCCGCATCGCCGGATCGCAAAGTCTGTATTGAGGACGATCGAGAAGCACGGGCTTGCGCCGGATCTTATCCATGCCCATTTCGCGATGCCATCCGGGGGTGCCGCTGCCGTTGTTTCACAGAAGCTGAAGGTTCCTTATGTTCTGACTTTGCACGGAAGCGATGTCAATATTTATCCCCATTACAGCAAAGGCGCTTTTCGAGCATTTGAAACAGCTGTGCATTCCGCAGCAAAAGTATTGGCTGTCAGCGAAGCGCTGAAAGCCAAAACGAAAGAAATGACCGGTGCTGAAAGCTCGGTGCTTCCTATTGGAGTCAACCTGGACCGGTTTCAAAAGCCCTCCGCTTCAACACTTGAATTGAGGGAGAAACTCGGCCTGCCGCAAGACAAAAAGTTGCTGACGTTCGTCGGCCGCTTGGTGAAGGGAAAGGGAGTAGCCGAGCTGGCAGAAGCGGTCAGGCAGCTTGATGACAGCTACAGAGCTGTATTCATCGGCGACGGACCGGAGAAGCAGAACATCCGTCAAATCGCCGGTGAAAAAGCAGTATTGACGGGGCAGGTCGCAAACCATGAGATATCAGAATATCTGGCTGCATCAGATCTGTTTGTGCTCCCTTCGTATTCTGAAGGGATGCCGACTGTTGTCATTGAAGCGCTCGCTCTCAAGGTTCCGGTGCTTTGTACGGCGGTCGGGGGGGTTCCGTCTTTATTCGGAAAGCATGAACACCTTCTGATCAAGCCGCACTCGGCTTCCAGCATAACAGAAGCTGTCAAGGGATATTTGGAAGGCGGCAATTGGCAAGAAGCCATCGCTGAAGAGCTGTATCAAACGGTGCACGAGGATTATGACGCCTTTAAAAATGCCGGAAAGCTGCTGGATGTGTATGGGGATGTTGTCAAGAACAAAAATTAA
- the tuaB gene encoding teichuronic acid biosynthesis protein TuaB: MSTITKQILSGAKWTSVSTLIVTVIQIIQFALLGNIMTIAEFGLVGMLTTVTIFTQIVLDMGFGAALIQKENISERQLSTLYWLNILTGILLFIGLFFLSPFIADFYQRDELVFLVRILAVMFLIAPVGQQYQYMLQKDLKFNVLSKIEAGVTVLSFVLLLVLVFLMDPIVAYALSQVFLNSVKGIMFFAVYLKKWRPSFVFALGEVKEFFSFGAFQLASRLVNRLGANIDMILIGRFLGAEALGIYNLAYQIITIPVLKINPIVTRVAFPVFSKNQGDNQTLREGFLNMTKLLALISFPLLIGLTTVSDLFVEVVFGEKWLQAVPVLNILAIVGLLRVLMNPNGSVLLAKGRADLAFYWDSGIMLLYGLSLYAAVLTNDLTITAWTYAAISLVNFFIGRWLLKYVIQLKLGEYFRTVGKPLALTLLMALLALVLSVGSRHLLHGAMLQLAVSVGISGIFYGFLVGKFYRRAMRAQLGR; encoded by the coding sequence ATGTCTACCATTACGAAACAAATATTAAGCGGTGCAAAATGGACAAGTGTTTCAACTTTGATCGTCACGGTCATTCAAATTATACAGTTTGCACTGCTCGGCAATATCATGACAATTGCCGAATTCGGTTTGGTCGGAATGCTGACCACCGTAACGATTTTCACACAAATTGTACTCGATATGGGATTCGGGGCCGCTTTAATTCAAAAGGAGAACATCAGTGAACGCCAATTATCGACCTTGTATTGGCTGAATATCCTAACGGGCATCCTTTTGTTTATCGGCCTCTTTTTCCTGAGTCCGTTCATCGCAGACTTTTATCAGCGGGACGAACTTGTTTTTCTAGTGCGGATTTTGGCCGTCATGTTTTTAATCGCCCCGGTCGGCCAGCAGTATCAATATATGCTGCAAAAAGATCTGAAGTTTAATGTGCTGAGCAAAATAGAAGCGGGAGTCACCGTTTTGTCTTTTGTGCTCCTGCTCGTTTTGGTTTTTCTGATGGATCCGATTGTGGCCTATGCATTGTCACAAGTTTTTCTTAATTCGGTTAAAGGCATCATGTTTTTTGCTGTATATTTAAAAAAATGGCGTCCTTCTTTCGTCTTTGCATTGGGGGAAGTGAAAGAATTTTTCTCGTTCGGCGCGTTTCAGCTTGCTTCAAGGCTTGTAAACAGGCTTGGCGCCAATATCGACATGATTTTAATCGGGCGGTTTCTCGGTGCGGAAGCATTGGGAATCTATAACCTGGCGTATCAGATTATTACGATTCCCGTATTAAAAATCAATCCGATCGTAACAAGGGTAGCGTTTCCTGTCTTCTCAAAGAATCAAGGGGACAACCAAACGCTGCGCGAAGGCTTTTTAAATATGACAAAGCTTCTCGCGCTGATTTCATTCCCGCTCCTGATCGGACTGACGACTGTTTCAGATTTATTTGTTGAAGTCGTCTTCGGAGAAAAATGGCTGCAGGCCGTACCGGTTCTGAACATCCTCGCGATTGTCGGGCTGCTCAGGGTTCTGATGAATCCGAACGGATCGGTTTTGCTGGCGAAGGGGCGAGCAGACCTGGCATTTTATTGGGACAGCGGGATCATGCTCCTTTATGGGCTGTCTCTTTACGCGGCGGTATTAACGAATGATTTGACGATCACCGCCTGGACATATGCAGCGATCAGCCTGGTCAATTTCTTTATCGGCAGATGGCTGCTCAAATATGTCATCCAGCTGAAGCTGGGCGAATATTTCAGAACCGTTGGAAAACCGCTGGCCTTGACGCTGCTCATGGCATTGCTGGCTCTTGTCTTGAGCGTCGGCAGCAGACATCTGCTTCACGGCGCCATGCTTCAGCTGGCAGTTTCCGTCGGGATCAGCGGGATTTTTTACGGTTTTCTGGTCGGCAAATTTTATCGGCGGGCTATGAGGGCCCAATTAGGAAGATGA
- a CDS encoding sugar transferase, which produces MSIDKSLRMYNEYSSQQTYSCALSKKAVRYLYMKRIMDIVLSLIGLALTLPFILLFCILICIETPGSPLYRQERVGKDGKHFKVIKLRSMRIDAEKSGAKWAQKDDPRITAVGSFIRRTRIDELPQLINVLAGDMSIVGPRPERPMFTAQFHHEIPGFKNRLIVKPGLTGLAQVNGGYDISPREKLVHDLYYIRNLTFLLDLKVMLKTIKVVLTGEGAR; this is translated from the coding sequence GTGAGTATCGACAAAAGTTTAAGAATGTACAATGAATATTCAAGCCAGCAAACTTATTCCTGTGCTCTATCTAAAAAAGCAGTACGTTATTTATATATGAAACGGATAATGGATATCGTCCTTTCCTTGATTGGGCTCGCTCTTACACTGCCGTTTATTCTGCTGTTTTGTATATTAATCTGTATCGAAACACCGGGTTCTCCGTTATACCGGCAGGAACGCGTCGGAAAAGACGGGAAGCATTTCAAGGTGATCAAGCTGCGTTCTATGAGAATTGACGCAGAAAAATCCGGTGCGAAATGGGCTCAGAAGGATGATCCGCGCATCACTGCAGTCGGGTCTTTTATAAGAAGAACAAGAATCGATGAACTTCCGCAGTTGATCAATGTGCTGGCCGGAGACATGAGCATTGTGGGGCCAAGGCCTGAAAGACCGATGTTTACCGCTCAGTTTCACCACGAAATTCCGGGATTTAAAAACCGCTTAATCGTTAAGCCGGGTTTAACGGGACTTGCGCAGGTGAACGGAGGCTATGATATCAGTCCGAGAGAAAAATTGGTGCACGATCTGTATTACATTCGGAATTTAACGTTTCTTCTCGATTTGAAGGTTATGCTGAAAACGATTAAAGTAGTATTGACTGGCGAAGGAGCCAGATAA
- a CDS encoding N-acetylmuramoyl-L-alanine amidase has product MRVFLKAVPMLLLGFFLFVPNVFAANSVTRLDGANRYEVAVNVSKQGWTSASTVIVANGKAYADVLSATPFAYRNNAPVLLTEASKLPTATKNRISQLKPSKVIVIGGTVSVQNGVVSEIKKLGVSSVERIGGANRYEVAANIANKLPSNSKAVIANGTAYADSLAIGAYAARNGIPILLTSSNSIPTATKNAMKSKGTTSTIVVGGEVSISSSVYKQLASPTRIGGSNRYEVAANVVKKYYSSAKNAIISNGYAYADGLTGSVLAAKQNRPMMFTNASSLPTPTREVIGSKNMTTFTVLGGTVSLQSNVVSQLKNPIVGKKIFIDAGHGGTDSGAVGNGLYEKSVNLDVAKLINTKLSNGGALPIMARTNDTYLTLAQRVSKAQSNHADLFVSIHANSATPAASGTETYYYTTYESANSKRLATEIQNRLYVALNTKNRGVKIGNFHVIRESKMPSCLVELAFISNVSDATKLKSSTYKEKGAKAIYDGIVAYY; this is encoded by the coding sequence TTGAGGGTTTTTCTTAAAGCTGTACCTATGTTGTTGTTAGGGTTCTTTTTGTTTGTGCCTAATGTATTTGCGGCCAACTCTGTCACAAGATTAGACGGTGCAAACCGATATGAGGTTGCGGTGAACGTTTCCAAGCAGGGGTGGACAAGTGCAAGCACTGTGATTGTTGCAAATGGAAAGGCATATGCAGACGTCCTTTCAGCGACTCCATTTGCCTATCGAAACAACGCGCCTGTTCTATTAACGGAAGCGTCTAAACTGCCAACGGCCACTAAAAACCGAATCAGTCAATTAAAACCTAGCAAAGTGATCGTAATCGGCGGAACCGTCAGCGTTCAAAACGGTGTCGTAAGCGAGATCAAAAAGCTTGGTGTGTCATCTGTCGAACGCATCGGCGGAGCGAATCGCTACGAGGTTGCGGCGAATATTGCGAATAAGCTGCCGAGCAATTCGAAAGCTGTCATCGCAAACGGGACGGCCTATGCTGACAGCCTTGCGATCGGCGCATATGCCGCGAGAAACGGCATCCCGATTCTTTTAACATCGTCGAATTCCATACCGACAGCGACAAAAAATGCGATGAAGAGCAAAGGAACAACATCGACCATTGTCGTAGGCGGTGAAGTCAGCATCTCCAGCAGCGTTTACAAACAGCTTGCTTCTCCGACGCGGATCGGCGGCAGCAACCGCTATGAAGTCGCGGCCAATGTCGTCAAGAAATATTATTCTTCTGCCAAGAATGCAATCATCAGCAACGGCTATGCGTATGCCGACGGATTAACAGGATCTGTTCTGGCGGCTAAGCAAAACCGTCCGATGATGTTCACGAATGCATCATCTTTGCCGACACCGACAAGAGAAGTGATCGGTTCCAAAAACATGACGACGTTTACTGTGCTTGGCGGAACGGTTTCTCTTCAATCCAATGTCGTGTCACAGCTGAAGAATCCGATCGTCGGCAAAAAAATCTTCATTGATGCAGGGCACGGAGGTACAGACAGCGGTGCCGTCGGCAACGGTTTATATGAGAAAAGCGTGAACCTTGATGTTGCAAAATTAATTAATACGAAACTATCAAACGGCGGTGCTCTGCCAATTATGGCGAGAACGAACGACACTTACCTGACGCTCGCACAGCGCGTGTCAAAAGCGCAGTCAAATCATGCGGATTTGTTTGTCAGCATCCATGCAAACTCGGCAACGCCAGCTGCTTCCGGAACAGAAACCTACTATTATACAACATATGAATCTGCCAACAGCAAACGGCTGGCAACCGAGATTCAAAACCGTCTCTATGTTGCATTGAATACAAAAAACCGCGGTGTAAAGATCGGCAACTTCCATGTCATCAGGGAATCAAAAATGCCAAGCTGCCTTGTTGAACTTGCGTTTATCAGCAATGTAAGCGATGCGACAAAACTCAAAAGCTCGACTTACAAAGAAAAAGGCGCTAAAGCGATTTACGACGGAATCGTTGCTTACTATTAA
- a CDS encoding SpoIID/LytB domain-containing protein: MKKMKLLLLSSVTAAALMFTQSAQAADKTISVKLSNYLGNKSSVDVDITGAYEIPGSGIAATERYGGATRFDVANNVASAGWTNPSTVVVVNRDAFADALSATPLAKKYDAPILLTDAGTLTAKTETQIAKMKPDNILIIGGTTSVSKNVENTLKKYGAIDRIGGANRYDVSKNIASRMGSYSQAIVATGLVFSDALSIAPYAAMNGYPILLSGNNTIRSDYNIPSKVTIVGGPLSVSTGVENTLKKKAAVTRIGGANRYEVSANIVNTLNMNASKVFMSNGTTFADALAGSVLAAKQKHPLLLVQAGSLPTPVADVVAKKGTQSFALLGGTTSITDSLKNSLADMFTGDGYSVNVSSGKLVLYKNNRAVKTLGTSFTASPKKYSTSNSISINGRPYLGKMKFTIESSKYVRPINENIPFEDYLKGVVPHEMPASWQTEALKAQAVAARTYSVGSAGKVVADTQAFQVYGGYDWNSKTSSVVNATKGQVLKYNGNLISAVYSSSNGGYTEASAEVWGGSVPYLIAKADTYDPQNSWSISLNRTQINTSGLNLSSPGTWWNTTNETNSAYLSGLKSWFITNKYPSAESIKITKISSLTLSSAKTAGQRPKTAEVKFSYFVKEKSNGYVLSNGKLSEKTATISVTTTQLRSMLGGMNMKSTYASVSSNTNAFTLSGKGFGHGIGMSQYGANARAAAGHDYKKILSFYYPNTTLSSY, translated from the coding sequence TTGAAAAAGATGAAGCTTCTGCTTCTGTCGTCAGTAACTGCCGCAGCTCTGATGTTTACACAATCTGCCCAGGCTGCCGACAAAACCATTTCGGTAAAGTTAAGCAATTATTTGGGCAATAAATCAAGCGTTGATGTCGACATTACCGGCGCATACGAAATCCCGGGCTCGGGAATCGCCGCGACAGAGCGGTACGGCGGGGCGACCCGCTTCGATGTGGCAAACAATGTCGCATCTGCCGGATGGACGAACCCGAGCACTGTCGTGGTTGTCAATCGGGACGCTTTTGCGGACGCGCTTTCTGCAACTCCGCTTGCAAAGAAGTACGATGCGCCGATTCTATTAACGGATGCGGGTACGCTGACGGCGAAAACCGAAACTCAAATTGCCAAGATGAAGCCTGATAATATCTTAATTATCGGGGGAACAACGAGCGTTTCCAAAAATGTTGAAAACACGCTGAAAAAGTATGGGGCAATTGACCGCATCGGCGGCGCCAACCGCTATGATGTGTCCAAAAACATCGCGAGCCGGATGGGGTCCTACAGCCAAGCGATTGTTGCCACCGGCTTAGTCTTTTCCGACGCTCTGTCTATCGCGCCTTATGCGGCAATGAACGGTTATCCGATACTGCTCTCAGGGAATAATACAATCCGAAGCGATTACAATATTCCGAGCAAGGTTACGATCGTCGGCGGTCCGTTGAGTGTCAGCACAGGCGTTGAAAACACATTAAAGAAAAAAGCGGCTGTTACCCGCATCGGCGGAGCGAACAGATACGAAGTGTCAGCGAACATTGTCAACACGCTTAACATGAACGCATCAAAGGTTTTCATGTCTAATGGAACGACTTTTGCGGATGCGCTGGCCGGTTCCGTCCTTGCTGCCAAACAAAAGCATCCTTTGCTGCTTGTCCAAGCGGGCAGCCTGCCGACTCCTGTTGCAGATGTAGTCGCGAAAAAAGGAACACAGTCTTTTGCTTTGCTTGGGGGGACCACCTCGATCACGGATTCATTGAAAAATAGCCTGGCAGATATGTTTACCGGAGACGGATACTCTGTTAACGTGTCGAGCGGAAAGCTTGTGCTCTATAAAAATAATAGAGCCGTCAAAACGCTTGGAACGTCATTTACGGCATCACCTAAAAAATATTCGACGTCAAATTCCATCAGCATCAACGGAAGGCCTTATTTAGGCAAGATGAAGTTTACGATTGAATCAAGCAAATATGTTCGGCCGATAAACGAAAACATTCCGTTCGAAGATTATTTAAAAGGTGTTGTGCCGCACGAAATGCCGGCAAGCTGGCAGACGGAAGCGTTAAAAGCCCAAGCGGTGGCGGCGAGAACTTATTCGGTCGGTTCCGCAGGAAAAGTAGTGGCCGATACGCAGGCGTTTCAAGTATACGGAGGATACGACTGGAATTCGAAGACATCCAGCGTTGTAAATGCCACAAAAGGACAAGTTTTAAAATATAACGGCAATTTGATTTCAGCCGTTTACTCGTCAAGCAACGGGGGATATACGGAAGCAAGCGCAGAGGTATGGGGCGGCAGTGTGCCATATTTAATTGCCAAAGCGGATACATATGACCCGCAAAACAGCTGGTCGATTTCCTTGAATAGGACGCAGATCAATACCAGCGGCTTAAACCTGAGCAGCCCTGGCACATGGTGGAATACGACAAATGAAACGAACTCCGCCTATTTGTCTGGACTGAAAAGCTGGTTTATTACCAATAAATATCCTAGTGCAGAATCTATTAAGATTACGAAAATCTCAAGCCTGACCCTGAGCAGCGCAAAAACTGCCGGTCAGCGGCCGAAAACAGCAGAGGTGAAGTTTTCTTACTTTGTTAAAGAAAAATCAAATGGCTATGTTCTATCAAACGGAAAACTTTCAGAAAAAACAGCGACGATTTCCGTGACGACGACTCAATTAAGATCGATGCTGGGCGGCATGAATATGAAGAGCACGTATGCTTCTGTATCCAGCAATACGAACGCTTTTACTCTCAGCGGTAAAGGATTCGGACACGGCATCGGCATGAGTCAGTACGGAGCAAATGCCAGAGCTGCTGCCGGGCACGATTACAAGAAGATTTTAAGTTTCTACTATCCAAATACGACTCTATCAAGCTATTAA